DNA from Pseudocitrobacter corydidari:
GTATTGCCGAAGTGGGCGCGCGCTTTGTGCTGGACGGCATGCCCGGCAAACAGATGGCGATTGATGCGGATCTCAACGCCGGGATCATCGGCGAAGACGAGGCCAAAAAGCGCCGTACCGAAGTGACGCAGGAGGCCGATTTTTACGGCTCGATGGACGGCGCGAGTAAGTTTGTGCGCGGCGATGCCATCGCCGGGATCCTGATAATGGTGATAAACATCATCGGTGGCCTGCTGGTGGGGGTATTACAGCACGGGCTGCCGATGGGCAAAGCGGCGGAATCCTACACGCTGCTAACTATCGGCGACGGCCTGGTGGCGCAGATCCCGGCGCTGGTTATCTCTACCGCTGCGGGGGTTATTGTCACCCGCGTCAGCACCGAGCAGGATGTGGGTCAGCAGATGGTCGGCCAGCTATTCAGTAACCCGCGCGTGATGATGCTCAGTGCCGCCGTGCTGGGCCTGCTTGGGCTGGTGCCAGGGATGCCAAACTTTGTCTTCCTGCTGTTTACCGCCGCGCTGCTCGGGCTCGCCTGGTGGCTGCGCGGGCGTGAAATGAAAACCCCGGAACCGACACCACAAACCAAACCCGTGGAGAACACGCAGGCGGTCGAGGCTACCTGGAATGACGTACAACTGGAAGATACGCTGGGCATGGAGGTCGGTTATCGCCTGATCCCGATGGTGGATTTCCAGCAGGACGGCGAACTGCTGGGGCGTATTCGCAGCATTCGTAAAAAATTCGCCCAGGAAATGGGCTTCCTGCCGCCGGTGGTGCACATCCGCGACAATATGGATCTGCCGCCTGCGCGCTATCGCATTTTGCTCAAAGGCGTAGAGATTGGCAGCGGTGAAGCCTATCCAGGGCGCTGGCTGGCGATTAACCCCGGTACGGCAGCGGGTACATTGCCCGGCGAAGTGACGGTCGATCCGGCGTTTGGGCTGGCAGCGATTTGGATTGAGAATGCGTTAAAAGAGCAGGCGCAAATTCAGGGCTTTACGGTGGTGGAGGCCAGTACCGTCGTCGCCACACATCTTAACCATTTGATAAGCCAACACTCTGCTGAGCTGTTTGGGCGTCAGGAAGCGCAGCAACTGCTGGATCGCGTCACTCAGGAGATGCCAAAACTGACGGAGGATCTGGTGCCGGGCGTGGTCACGCTCACCACGCTGCATAAAGTGCTGCAAAATCTGCTTGATGAGAAAGTGCCGATTCGCGATATGCGTACCATTCTGGAGACGCTGGCAGAACACGCGCCGGTGCAGCACGATCCGAACGAACTGACGGCGGTGGTGCGCGTGGCGCTGGGCCGGGCCATCACTCAGCGCTGGTTCCCTGGCAGCGATGAAGTGCAGGTGATTGGCCTGGATGCGCCGCTGGAAAGGTTGTTGTTGCAGGCCTTGCAGAGCGGAGGCGGGCTGGAGCCGGGGCTGGCGGACCGATTACTGGCGCAAACCCAGGAGGCGCTGGCGCGTCAGGAGATGCTCGGCGCGCCGCCGGTGCTACTGGTGAATCATGCTCTGCGTCCGCTGTTGTCGCGCTTCTTACGCCGTAGCCTGCCGCAACTGGTGGTGCTCTCCAGCCTGGAACTTTCGGACAACCGTAACATCCGCATGACCGCGACGATTGGCGGTAAATGATGATGAAGTATTTGCTGTTATTGTGTTTTCCCCTCACCGTCCACGCGGCGGGAGAGGGCGCCTGGCAGGCCAGCCGCGCGGGAATGACGCTGAATTATCGCGGTGAGGCGGCATCATCTTTGCCGCTGAGCGCGACTGGGCCGGTGACGGGTAAAATGACGCTGGTGGCGTGGCGCTACGAGCTTATCGGCCCGACGCCCGCCGGGTTACAAACACGTTTATGTTCCTCTGTACGCTGTGTTGAGCTGGACGGACAGAGCGGAACGACGCGCGCGTTCAGTAGCCTATCCGCCGGGGAATCACTGCGTTTTATCTGGCAAGTGCCGGGGGGCGGCAGGCTGGTTCCGGCGTTGAAGATCCGCCGTTATGAGGTGATTACCAATTACCGCTAGTTGTATTTTCTTTCGCCGGATGCCGCGTTAATCTGTAGCGCGCCTCGCATTTCTGGTCCCTTCTTTTGATTGAAAAGAAACGTTGTTTTATAAATCAGTGAAGCACGTGCCACCACTCTTTGCGTTTTTGCCAGTGAATGGATTCCGCTGGCAATAATGAAAAGGTATCAAGCTTTGCATGATTTTACTGTAGCCGTGTCAGTCCTCTCTTGTCTTCTGAGAGGGGCCTTAAAAAACACAGGATCCACGGCGATGAAAACACGAAAAATAGGTTTGGCTAATTACCTTGCTTACGGGTCAGGGGATTTTCTCGGCGCAGGCACTACTGCGTTAACCGCAGCCTGGCTGCTCTACTTCTACACTACCTTCTGCGGCTTAACGCCGATTGAAGCCACGTTTATTTTTGCGACGGCACGCGTACTTGATGCCGTTGTCAGCCCGCTGATGGGCTTCTTAACCGATAATTTTGGTTCGACCTGGCTTGGTAAACGCTTTGGCCGCCGTAAGTTCTTTATTCTGCTCGGCATTCCCTGCGTCTTCAGCTACTCCTTCATGTGGGTCGGAGACATGGGCTTCTGGTATTACCTACTGACGTATCTGATCTTCGATATCGTCTACACCATGATTCTGGTGCCGTATGAAACACTGGTGCCGGAAATGACCGACGACTTCAAACAAAAAACCAAGTTCTCCGGCGCGCGTATTTCTATGGCGCAGATGTCGGCGATTCTGGCCTCTTTCCTGCCAGGTATTCTGTTGACAACCTTCGGTAAAGACAACGCCATCTCCTTCTTCTACGCAAGTCTGGTCTTCTCGGTGCTGTGCGCGATGATGCTGACCTTTGTCTGGTTCTTCACCTGGGAGCGCCCGCGTGAGGAGTGGACGGAAGCGGCCCTGCGTGCGGAAGAAGAGAAAAAGCACCTGACGTTTGCGCAGAGCATGAGCCGTTTGATTACCGAACTGACCTCCACGCTGCGGATTAAAATTTTCCGCCAACACCTTGGGATGTACCTCGGTGGCTATATCGCGCAGGACGTCTTTAACGCGGTGTTTACCTACTACGTGGTCTTCGTGCTAATGCAGGAAGCCTCTATGGCCTCTAATCTGCTGGGCACCATGGCCATCTTCCAGTTTATTGCGGTTATCGCCATGATCCCGCTGTGCATCCGCTTCGGGCCCGCGCCGTCTTACCGCATGGTGGTGGTACTGTTTGGCCTCGGTTCACTCTCCTACGCGATGCTTTATTACGCGGGCATGAGCGATGTCTATTCCCTGTTGCTGCTGATTTCAGCCATCGCCGGTCTGGGGCGCGGCGGTATCAACTATGTACCGTGGAACACTTACACCTACATTTCTGACGTTGATGAAGTGATTACCGGTCAGCGCCGTGAAGGTATCTTTGCGGGCATCATGACCCTGACGCGTAAAGCATCTCAGGCGGGCGCGGTGATGATGGTGGGGATCATCATGCAGATGTCGGGTTTCGTCTCCGGGCAAAAAGTTCAGCCGCCGGAAGTGAGCCACACCATCCTGATGATCCTAAGTTTCGGCACCATTCTGGTACTGGCCTGCGGCTTCCTGGTCTCCCTGCGTTTCAAACTGAATCTGAAAACGCACAGTGTACTGCGTGAAGAGACCGCGAAGATGCGTGAGTCTGGACGCGCGATGCCGGAAAGCATCACTCCGGCTGCCCGTGCCACGGTCGAAATGCTGGCAGGGATGCCGTATGAATCCCTGTGGGGCAACAACAATATTGGTTATCTGAATCGTAACAAACCTGCTGCGCCATCGCTTAAGCAGGGTGTCACATTGAATTCGACTTATCACAGAGGTTAATGGATATGAAAGTTTGGCCGGTAAAACACAGCGCATTATTACGTCAACCGGAGCGTTTTATCTCTCGGGAAGAACTTAAGGGTTTGATCCAGACGGTGACCAACAATCTGGTCAACATTAAGGATGAAACCGGTCAGTTCCTGCTG
Protein-coding regions in this window:
- the flhE gene encoding flagellar protein FlhE, with the protein product MMKYLLLLCFPLTVHAAGEGAWQASRAGMTLNYRGEAASSLPLSATGPVTGKMTLVAWRYELIGPTPAGLQTRLCSSVRCVELDGQSGTTRAFSSLSAGESLRFIWQVPGGGRLVPALKIRRYEVITNYR
- a CDS encoding MFS transporter; its protein translation is MKTRKIGLANYLAYGSGDFLGAGTTALTAAWLLYFYTTFCGLTPIEATFIFATARVLDAVVSPLMGFLTDNFGSTWLGKRFGRRKFFILLGIPCVFSYSFMWVGDMGFWYYLLTYLIFDIVYTMILVPYETLVPEMTDDFKQKTKFSGARISMAQMSAILASFLPGILLTTFGKDNAISFFYASLVFSVLCAMMLTFVWFFTWERPREEWTEAALRAEEEKKHLTFAQSMSRLITELTSTLRIKIFRQHLGMYLGGYIAQDVFNAVFTYYVVFVLMQEASMASNLLGTMAIFQFIAVIAMIPLCIRFGPAPSYRMVVVLFGLGSLSYAMLYYAGMSDVYSLLLLISAIAGLGRGGINYVPWNTYTYISDVDEVITGQRREGIFAGIMTLTRKASQAGAVMMVGIIMQMSGFVSGQKVQPPEVSHTILMILSFGTILVLACGFLVSLRFKLNLKTHSVLREETAKMRESGRAMPESITPAARATVEMLAGMPYESLWGNNNIGYLNRNKPAAPSLKQGVTLNSTYHRG
- the flhA gene encoding flagellar biosynthesis protein FlhA — protein: MANLAAMLRLPDNFKSTQWQVLAGPVLILLILSMMVLPLPAFVLDLLFTFNIALSIMVLLVAMFTQRTLEFAAFPTILLFTTLLRLALNVASTRIILMEGHTGGAAAGKVVEAFGHFLVGGNFAIGIVVFIILVIINFMVITKGAGRIAEVGARFVLDGMPGKQMAIDADLNAGIIGEDEAKKRRTEVTQEADFYGSMDGASKFVRGDAIAGILIMVINIIGGLLVGVLQHGLPMGKAAESYTLLTIGDGLVAQIPALVISTAAGVIVTRVSTEQDVGQQMVGQLFSNPRVMMLSAAVLGLLGLVPGMPNFVFLLFTAALLGLAWWLRGREMKTPEPTPQTKPVENTQAVEATWNDVQLEDTLGMEVGYRLIPMVDFQQDGELLGRIRSIRKKFAQEMGFLPPVVHIRDNMDLPPARYRILLKGVEIGSGEAYPGRWLAINPGTAAGTLPGEVTVDPAFGLAAIWIENALKEQAQIQGFTVVEASTVVATHLNHLISQHSAELFGRQEAQQLLDRVTQEMPKLTEDLVPGVVTLTTLHKVLQNLLDEKVPIRDMRTILETLAEHAPVQHDPNELTAVVRVALGRAITQRWFPGSDEVQVIGLDAPLERLLLQALQSGGGLEPGLADRLLAQTQEALARQEMLGAPPVLLVNHALRPLLSRFLRRSLPQLVVLSSLELSDNRNIRMTATIGGK